One window from the genome of Agarivorans sp. Alg241-V36 encodes:
- a CDS encoding DUF1007 family protein, which yields MFCLAPLGVNAHPHSWVDVKSYVDGKNQQIKGIGMVWQFDPMTSAYMLEGENLEASSREQTLARMAQDIVNNISEFSYFTQVTWEQQPVALAGASKQRLSVQGLNVSLSFYLTFKEPIQLQQGHLDVQVFDPSYYIDMAWRSATDLELAIELQAACSKSIEEPKPSAEQISYALALPADAAPDQELGKLFTQQGLISCELP from the coding sequence ATGTTTTGCTTGGCGCCCTTAGGCGTGAATGCCCACCCTCACTCTTGGGTTGATGTGAAAAGCTATGTTGATGGCAAAAATCAGCAAATCAAGGGTATCGGCATGGTGTGGCAATTTGACCCCATGACATCAGCCTATATGCTGGAAGGTGAAAATCTAGAAGCAAGCTCGCGCGAGCAAACACTGGCGCGAATGGCGCAAGACATCGTTAATAATATTAGTGAGTTTTCCTACTTTACTCAGGTTACTTGGGAGCAACAGCCGGTAGCCTTGGCGGGGGCAAGTAAGCAGCGGCTTAGTGTTCAAGGGCTTAACGTTAGCCTTAGTTTCTATCTCACCTTTAAAGAGCCTATTCAATTGCAGCAAGGGCATTTAGATGTTCAAGTTTTTGATCCTAGTTATTACATCGACATGGCTTGGCGTAGCGCTACAGATCTTGAACTAGCCATCGAATTACAAGCGGCTTGTAGCAAATCGATTGAAGAACCCAAACCCAGCGCGGAGCAGATTAGTTATGCTCTCGCCTTGCCAGCCGATGCCGCGCCAGACCAAGAACTGGGAAAACTATTTACTCAACAAGGTTTAATTAGCTGTGAACTCCCCTAG